The genomic region GAAGTACAGCGACGCCCCGGTCGGATAGACGTGCGAGATGTGGCACAGCACCAGCGCGGGCGTGCCCGACTCGCCCAGCGACTTCGTCAGCGCCTCGGTCACCGCCACTTTCAAAGCGGGCACATTCGACCAGTTCGTCGCGGTCTCCAGCGTCTCGCACAGGGCACCCGCCGACAGCAGCGAGTCCCGCAGGTAGGGCGCCCCGAACCGGCCGTGTTCCCACGCGCGGGCCGGAGCCTCGCCCAACGACGTGCCGCCCGCGGCTTGCAGCATCGCGCGTGTTTCGGCGTGCCTGCTGGCGACGTGCGCGTCGGTGCCCTCGAAGACCGTGATCCCCAGGCAGCCGCCGGTGATCTGCTGCTCGCCGATGTTGCCGGTCGTCGCGAGGTTGACGCCGGTCTCGGCCTCGTCGGACAGCCGGATCACGGTCGGCCCGGTGCCGGTCTGCACGACGGCACGCAACGCGTCGGCGCCCGTGGCGAAATCCGGGAAAGACCAGGCTTCGTAGCGGGTGGCCGTGGGAACCGGATGGACCCTGACCCGGACGCGGGTGATGATGCCGAACACGCCTTCCGAACCGATCAACACCTGGCGCAGGTCCGGGCCCGCCGCAGACTCCGGTGCCCGGCCGACGTCCACCACACCGACGGGCGTGACCGCACGCAGGCCCCGCACCATGTCGTTGAAGCGGCCGTAGCCCGCCGAGTCCTGCCCCGACGAGCGGGTCGCGGCGAAGCCGCCGATCGTGGCGAACTGGAAACTCTGCGGGAAGTGGCCCAGCGAGAAGCCGCGCTCGCCCAGTAGGCGTTCGGCGTCCGGGCCGGTCAGCCCGGCGCCGAGGTCGGCCTCGCCGGACACCTCGTCCAGCCCGTGCAGCCGGTCCAGTCGGCGCAGATCCAGCGACACGACGGCGGTGAAGTCGCCGCGGACCGGGTCCAGGCCACCGACGACGCTGGTGCCCCCGCCGAACGGAACCACGGCGATGCGGTGCTCAGAGCAATACCGCAGGATGTCGGCGATCTCCCCTTCGCTGCCCGGCAACAGCACCGCGTCGGGGGCGTCCTGCTCGTCGGTGTCCCGGCGGCGCAACAGGTCCAGCGTGGACTTCCCACCGGCGCGCAGCAGCCGGCCGCGGTCGTCGGTGTGGCAGTAGTCCGACCCGACGATGCCGGTCAGTGCCTCCCGATCGGTGTCGGGCAGCGCCGACGGACGCAACGGCACCTGATCGATCTGCAGCTCCGGGGTCGCGGCGTCGTCGACCTCGAGCGCCTGTTTCAGCAGCGCTCGAATGCCCTCGGAGAGCGGCTTGGCCGCCTCAGGATCGCCCCAGGCGTTCCACTTCATCGGAGGCAGGAGTGCTGTTGGTTGGGCGTCCGGACGCGTCATGCGTTACAGTATTACATATGTCGTCAATCCGTAACGCTGAGCCGAGCGTGGAAGACCGCGTCCTCGACGCTGCGGCGGCTTGCGTGCTGGCCGTCGGGGTCAAGCGGGTGACCCTGACCGATATCGCCCGGCGTGCCCGGATGAGCCGCCCGACCATCTACCGCCGCTGGTCGGACACCAACGGTGTGCTCGCGGCCCTGATGACCGCGCGCATCGCCGGCGTGCTCGACACGGTGCCGAACTACGGACCCGGCCGGCAGGCGCTGGTGGCCCGGGTGGTCGCGGTGGCTGAGCATCTGCGTAACGACGCCGTCGTCATGTCGGTGCTGCACGATGCTCCCGAGTTCGCGATGGTCTACATCGCCGAACGCCTCGGCACCAGCCAACTGATCCTCATCGACGCGCTCGCCGACGCGATCAAGCTCGCCCAGGACGACGGCAGTGTGCGCGCAGGCGATCCCCGCGAACTGAGCGTCATGTGTCTGCTCATCACGCAGTCGACGATCCAGTCGGCGCAGATGGTGCAGAAGCTGCTCGACCGCGAAGCCCTCAGCGTCGAGTTGGCACGCTCGTTGAACGGATATCTGCAACCGTGAACGGACAAACGGCGTTGAACGCGGCGCGGCGGGGAAGCGAACTCGCCAAGCTGGCCGACGGCAAGCGCCTGGACGTCATCGTGATCGGCGGCGGCATCACCGGGGCCGGCATCGCGCTGGATGCCGCTACGCGCGGGCTGAGCGTTGCGCTGGTGGAGAAGCACGACCTCGCGTTCGGCACCAGCCGATGGAGTTCGAAACTGGTCCACGGTGGCCTGCGCTACCTCGCTACAGGCAACCTGGGCATCGCCAGGCGCAGCGCCGTCGAACGCGGAATCCTGATGACCCGCAATGCCCCTCACCTGGTCACGGCGATGCCGCAGCTGGTTCCGTTGCTGCCGTCGATGAATGAAGCGTCGCGGGCGCTGGTGCGCGTCGGGTTTGCGGCGGGCGACGGACTGCGCAGGTTGGCCGGCACGTCGGCGACCACCCTGCCGCGGTCGCGGCGGATCGGCGCGGCCCGGGCGATCGAGCTCGCACCCACCGTGCGGCGCGACGGCCTCGACGGCGCCCTGCTGGCCTACGACGGCCAGTTGATCGACGACGCCCGCCTGGTCGTCGCCGTTGCACGCACCGCGGCGCAGCACGGCGCCCGGATCCTGACCCGCGTCGAGGCGTCGAAGGCGACCGCGACGTCGGTGACGCTGACCGACCGGATGTCGGGCGACTCGTTCGAGCTCACCGCTCGGGCGGTGGTGAACGCCACCGGTGTGTGGGCCGGCGAAGTGGATCCGTCGCTGAAGGTGCGGCCCAGCCGCGGCACGCATCTGGTGTTCGACGCGTCGGTCTTCGGTAATCCCGTTGCGGCGCTGACCGTTCCGGTTCCCGGCGAGATCAACCGCTTCGTGTTCGCGATGCCCGAACAGCTGGGCCGGGTCTACCTGGGCTTGACGGACGAGGATGCCCCCGGGCCGGTCCCCGACGTGCCCGAGCCCACGGCGGAGGAGACGAAGTTCCTCCTCGACACGGTGAACACCGCACTCGACGTCGCGCTGGGGCCGTCCGATGTGCTCGGCGCCTACGCGGGCTTGCGGCCGCTGATCGACACAGGTACAGGCCGAACCGCAGACGTGTCGCGCGAACACGCGGTGACGGAGTCACCGTCGGGTGTCATCAGCGTGGTCGGCGGCAAGCTGACCGAGTACCGCTACATGGCCGAGGACGTCCTCGACCGGGCGATCGCGTTGCGAGGACTGAATGCCGCCGACTGTCGCACGCGCAACATGCCGCTGGTCGGGGCGCCGTCGAATCCCGTTGCAACGCTACGCTCTCCGGTCGAGGTGCCTGGGTCGCTGGTGGCCCGCTTCGGTGCCGAGGCGCCCAGCGTGATCGCCGCCGCCAGTTGTGACCGGCCGACCGAGAAGGTGGCCGAAGGCATCGACGTCATCCGGGCGGAGTTCGAGTACGCGGTGACACACGAGGGCGCGCTAACGGTCGACGACATCGTCGACCGCCGCACCCGTATCGGCCTCGTCGAGGCCGACCGCGAACGCGTGCTGGCGGTCGCCGAAGAATTCGTCGCGATTGCCCGCTGATCGCCGAATAGACGCAGGGGCTATTGCGGCTGCTCGCGAAGAATACAGCGGAGTTTCATCGCCGGGGTGGCCGCCCGACTGTGCGTCGCTCGACATCCGCTGAAGCGGTTGCCTGTGCGGTGGACCAGTCAGGTCAATGCGGCGATACCGTCAGCCACCTCCGCGGCGGTAGCGGGACGCGCGTCGTCGGGGCCGATGCACCGTTGCACCAAGGCGGCTTCGGCCTTTCGGAGTTTGACTGAGACCCGCGCCTTTCCGGACACGACGGCCCGGATGGCCAGCATCGGTTGGTCGAGCGGCAGTTCTCCGTAGAGCCCTTCGCCGGACAGCGCGCGGTTGATCGTCGCGCCCAGCGAGAAGATGTCCGAGGCCCGGGACTGCGCTTCGCCCTGGAGCAGGTCGGGATCCGTGAACTCGACTGAAGCAGTGGGAGCGAAGCTGGTGACGTTGCCCTGTGCCTCTTCGAATACGCGGGCAAGCCCGAGATCTGAGAGCCTACCCCCGTCGGCGGCGACCATGACATTCGCGGGTTTCACGTCACCGTGCACAAGGCCGTGCTCGTGGAGCTCGTGCACCGCTCGCGCCGCATCTTCGAGCGCCCGCAGCGTTTCGGTTCGGGACAGCTCACGGGCAGGTAATGCCAGAGAGCCGAGGGGAAAATACTCCATCGCGTAGAAGAAGTTCTCCTCAAGGACCACATCGTAGATTTCTACGAGCCTGGGCGAACGCACCGCAGCGAAGGCCCGCAGTTCACGAACGCCGCGACGGTACGCGTCCGCGTCGACGGCCGCGTGAAAGACCTTCAACGCCACTCGGTCGGCCGCCAAGCCGAGCCGATCAGGCGGTTCAGCGAGGTAGAACCGCCCGTGGTTACCCTGACCGATCATCCCGAGGATCCGGTAGTCAGCAATCGCCGCCGGGATGGAAGTTGCATCGACGGGCATCTTTGCGTCCTTGGGTCGGGCAAGTGCTCGCATGCGGCGGGCATATGCGGCGGATGAGTGTCGCGGCACTGCGATTATGGTGCACTATTCGCCGTGGCACACACGTTCGCATACGTCATGCTCGACATCGCGGTGATCATCGTGGTCGCGCGAGTGTTCGGACGAGTCGCGCGAAGGCTGCGCCAACCTGCGGTGGTCGGCGAGATAGTCGCCGGTATCGCACTGGGGCCGAGCCTGCTCGGCTGGCTGCCCGGGAACCTCGACACAATTCTTTTCCCGCCTGAGGTGTTGCCCTACCTCAAGATTCTCGCTCAGCTCGGCCTGGTCCTGTTCATGTTCATCGTCGGGCTCGACCTCGACCTCTCGCTGATCCGCGGACGGCATAAACGGGCGGGCGCGATCTCGCTGCTTTCGATCATGGTGCCCTTCGGCCTCGGCGTCGCATTGACCATGGTGCTTCACCCGCTGCATGACCAGGTCGACGGCGAGAGCGTTCCGTTGGTCGGTCTGATGCTGTTCATGGGTGTGGCGATGTCGATCACCGCCTTCCCCGTGTTGGCCCGGATCTTGACCGAGCGCAGGATGAACCGGACCGCAGTGGGGGTGGTGTCACTGGCCGCAGCGGCAATCGACGACATCGCGGCGTGGACCTTGCTAGCCGTGGTGTACGCGGTCGTGACAGGCGGCAGCCTGCTCTCGGTGCTTCGGATTGTCGCGATGTCGGCCGTTTTCGTCGCGGCTATGTTCCTCCTAGTCAAACCGGCATTGGCCCGATTGCTTGACTGGTACGGGCGCGCCGGGCGAGTCACGCCGGACATGTTGGCCGTCATCCTGGTCGGCATTCTCTTGTCGTCGTTGATCACCGAAAGAATCGGCATCCACGAAATCTTCGGCGCCTTCCTGTTCGGCACAATCATGCCTCGAGCCGGCGCGCAGCACTTCACCCGTGACATCCTCGAACGGATCGAACAGATCAGCGTCCTGTTGCTGTTGCCGATCTTCTTCGTCGTCGCCGGGTTCGGCGTGAACGTTCGCGCCTTCGCAGATGCCAGCCTACTGTGGCAGCTCGCGTTGATACTGCTGTCCGCCATCGGCGGTAAATTCCTCGGCGCGTTCCTCGGTGCCCGGTCCCAGCGGATGACGGTTCAACACAGCAGCGCGATCGGGGTGTTGATGAACACCCGGGGATTGACCGAGTTGGTCATTCTTCTGATCGGAGTCCAACTGGCGGTTCTCGACACCGCGATGTTCACGATGATGGTCATCATGGCCTTGGTCACCACAGCGATGACCGAGCCGTTACTTCGCTTCGTCTATCCCGAAAAGGCTGTCCAGCGCGATATTGAGGCGGCCGCGAAGGCCGCTCTGGGACCTGACCAGAGGAGCCGGGTGCTCGTCGTCGTGGACTCGACGCCCAATGCGTTCACCGAGCGGATGGTGCAGTTGGCCGACGCGGTGCTTCCCGAGCGTACGCACGGTGAGATTCTGTTGACTCGCTTCCTGACCGCGGATGAGGACTCCCACCCCTTTGAATTGGGAGCCGGCCCGATGGCCGACTTGGCCGGCATGGCCGAGGCGGTGGAGGCGCTGAATCGGTTCGCCGCAGGAACTACGGCGACCACTGCCCGGCTTCAGGTGTGGTGCCGGTTCAGCTCGGTACCGGAACAGGATGTGCTTCGACAGGTGGCCACATCGGCAGCGGATTATCTGATCATCAGCGAAACATGGATGCGCCGATATCCGGAGGCATTCGAGGCGCTCGATGCCGTCACCGTGCTGGTAGTACCGGCCGAGCTTCCTGCGGCGTGGATGGCGGCTGGGGGGGACGCGGCGTTGGCGCTCTCCACCGACGTGGTGTATCTCCGAGATGACGGCGAGGCCGACGGTGCCCGCGCCGCGTTGGTCGCCGCGCGGGCCGCTCGGCAACTCGGCCGTCGTCTGACGGCTGTGGTGCCTGGCGATAGGGCACGCCGGCGATTGCAATTAGCGTTCGAGCCCTTGCGCGACATGGACATCCGCATCGTGCCAAGCGGCGAGCCGGAGCGGCTCTGGGACGGTGAGGTGACCGCGGCCGCCCGCGTGCTGGACCGGACCGGCGGGTCACAGCTCAATCTGCGGGACGCGGT from Mycobacterium sp. IDR2000157661 harbors:
- a CDS encoding FAD-binding oxidoreductase — its product is MKWNAWGDPEAAKPLSEGIRALLKQALEVDDAATPELQIDQVPLRPSALPDTDREALTGIVGSDYCHTDDRGRLLRAGGKSTLDLLRRRDTDEQDAPDAVLLPGSEGEIADILRYCSEHRIAVVPFGGGTSVVGGLDPVRGDFTAVVSLDLRRLDRLHGLDEVSGEADLGAGLTGPDAERLLGERGFSLGHFPQSFQFATIGGFAATRSSGQDSAGYGRFNDMVRGLRAVTPVGVVDVGRAPESAAGPDLRQVLIGSEGVFGIITRVRVRVHPVPTATRYEAWSFPDFATGADALRAVVQTGTGPTVIRLSDEAETGVNLATTGNIGEQQITGGCLGITVFEGTDAHVASRHAETRAMLQAAGGTSLGEAPARAWEHGRFGAPYLRDSLLSAGALCETLETATNWSNVPALKVAVTEALTKSLGESGTPALVLCHISHVYPTGASLYFTVVAAQRGNPIEQWQKAKSAASEAMMSAGGTITHHHAVGADHRPWMRDEVGDVGVAMLRAVKAALDPAGILNPGKLIP
- a CDS encoding TetR/AcrR family transcriptional regulator; translation: MSSIRNAEPSVEDRVLDAAAACVLAVGVKRVTLTDIARRARMSRPTIYRRWSDTNGVLAALMTARIAGVLDTVPNYGPGRQALVARVVAVAEHLRNDAVVMSVLHDAPEFAMVYIAERLGTSQLILIDALADAIKLAQDDGSVRAGDPRELSVMCLLITQSTIQSAQMVQKLLDREALSVELARSLNGYLQP
- a CDS encoding glycerol-3-phosphate dehydrogenase/oxidase yields the protein MNGQTALNAARRGSELAKLADGKRLDVIVIGGGITGAGIALDAATRGLSVALVEKHDLAFGTSRWSSKLVHGGLRYLATGNLGIARRSAVERGILMTRNAPHLVTAMPQLVPLLPSMNEASRALVRVGFAAGDGLRRLAGTSATTLPRSRRIGAARAIELAPTVRRDGLDGALLAYDGQLIDDARLVVAVARTAAQHGARILTRVEASKATATSVTLTDRMSGDSFELTARAVVNATGVWAGEVDPSLKVRPSRGTHLVFDASVFGNPVAALTVPVPGEINRFVFAMPEQLGRVYLGLTDEDAPGPVPDVPEPTAEETKFLLDTVNTALDVALGPSDVLGAYAGLRPLIDTGTGRTADVSREHAVTESPSGVISVVGGKLTEYRYMAEDVLDRAIALRGLNAADCRTRNMPLVGAPSNPVATLRSPVEVPGSLVARFGAEAPSVIAAASCDRPTEKVAEGIDVIRAEFEYAVTHEGALTVDDIVDRRTRIGLVEADRERVLAVAEEFVAIAR
- a CDS encoding serine/threonine-protein kinase; its protein translation is MPVDATSIPAAIADYRILGMIGQGNHGRFYLAEPPDRLGLAADRVALKVFHAAVDADAYRRGVRELRAFAAVRSPRLVEIYDVVLEENFFYAMEYFPLGSLALPARELSRTETLRALEDAARAVHELHEHGLVHGDVKPANVMVAADGGRLSDLGLARVFEEAQGNVTSFAPTASVEFTDPDLLQGEAQSRASDIFSLGATINRALSGEGLYGELPLDQPMLAIRAVVSGKARVSVKLRKAEAALVQRCIGPDDARPATAAEVADGIAALT
- a CDS encoding cation:proton antiporter, with protein sequence MAHTFAYVMLDIAVIIVVARVFGRVARRLRQPAVVGEIVAGIALGPSLLGWLPGNLDTILFPPEVLPYLKILAQLGLVLFMFIVGLDLDLSLIRGRHKRAGAISLLSIMVPFGLGVALTMVLHPLHDQVDGESVPLVGLMLFMGVAMSITAFPVLARILTERRMNRTAVGVVSLAAAAIDDIAAWTLLAVVYAVVTGGSLLSVLRIVAMSAVFVAAMFLLVKPALARLLDWYGRAGRVTPDMLAVILVGILLSSLITERIGIHEIFGAFLFGTIMPRAGAQHFTRDILERIEQISVLLLLPIFFVVAGFGVNVRAFADASLLWQLALILLSAIGGKFLGAFLGARSQRMTVQHSSAIGVLMNTRGLTELVILLIGVQLAVLDTAMFTMMVIMALVTTAMTEPLLRFVYPEKAVQRDIEAAAKAALGPDQRSRVLVVVDSTPNAFTERMVQLADAVLPERTHGEILLTRFLTADEDSHPFELGAGPMADLAGMAEAVEALNRFAAGTTATTARLQVWCRFSSVPEQDVLRQVATSAADYLIISETWMRRYPEAFEALDAVTVLVVPAELPAAWMAAGGDAALALSTDVVYLRDDGEADGARAALVAARAARQLGRRLTAVVPGDRARRRLQLAFEPLRDMDIRIVPSGEPERLWDGEVTAAARVLDRTGGSQLNLRDAVADLG